GCTGCACCACATCCATAACAGCTATCTCCCCACCAGGTCCCAATATCCTGAACATCTCGCTTAGAGCTTCAAACGGCCTGGCCACCTCGTGCATGGCAAAACTGGAGACCACAGCATCAAATCTTCCCTCCTTGAACGGCAGCCTGTGAGCATCTGCCACTACAAATTCCCCTTTTGATTTTAATCTGGCCCGGCGCAGCATATCAATGGATATATCTACTGATACAACATCAGCAGGGCTCATTTTTTCTCCCAGATACCCGGTCCCTGACCCCAGATCCAGAATACGTTTGCCTTTTGTAATTTTGATCTTACCCAACAACTGACGCCGTAATCTATTATACTGACCCAGCATTGATATCTTTGCTACAATGTCATAGACAGATGATAGATATTTGAATAATCCGTGACTTTTCACTGCATCTTCCATAATCGTGCCAAAGCTTAATCAAGACCCTATAAATATTATGTTATTGGAAATGTAAACTTTATATAAATCCCAATGCTATTGAATTTCTTTCCAAATAAATAATTAAGTTTGCTAATTTGTAAACTTTGAGTGTAACTATTCAGCCCATCTTTAATTTCAGTCAACTCATCAGTTCCGATATTAAA
The sequence above is a segment of the Methanosarcinales archaeon genome. Coding sequences within it:
- a CDS encoding methyltransferase domain-containing protein, producing MEDAVKSHGLFKYLSSVYDIVAKISMLGQYNRLRRQLLGKIKITKGKRILDLGSGTGYLGEKMSPADVVSVDISIDMLRRARLKSKGEFVVADAHRLPFKEGRFDAVVSSFAMHEVARPFEALSEMFRILGPGGEIAVMDVVQQKKLSKKILLQIYHTFVELRTAYYVNIMDIKREFSARTQDFNVQLEMFELVALVWGKKRT